In one Methanospirillum lacunae genomic region, the following are encoded:
- a CDS encoding PKD domain-containing protein, whose translation NSTGSNVADPVHTFNRSGLYSVNLTAGNSCDNYSSVFHTISVENEPCPTVVANFSSDVSSGYAPLTVSFTNRSTGGNITSWQWDFGDGSSYINTANAVHMYTTNGTYLANLTVWNRCGSSASISHPVIVISTPANAPTITNITPSTGVNTSSVNITALIGSNFESGASVNLTRNGFSNISGTNVSVINSKLITCSLPIEGVVPGNWTVEVQNPDGQRGLLLQGFTVTHDSCPDLIASYTSNISEGAAPLSVLFIDSSNGGVINSRTWNFGDGTENETNHTVIHTFTKNGTYSVSLQAKNSCGNSGQLSHKIQVSPTSVPVNYSISVLADTGGEITPSGDVKVISGENQVFNISSHSGYYISDVLVDGVSVGAVSSYLFTNITTNHSIHAKFDIHSGNYSIIASAGSGGLINPSGVIVVSFGSDQKFTFSPDAGKLISDILVDNISVGAVTSYTFTNVTSNHLISSKFNQIPGKYGINSSSNQWGKIIPSGNNAYPENSNQSFIMLAKPGTTLTNVTVDSIGIGPIRNWTFTNLTEEHSIFSEGTPIPGQILVSFIATPRWGPVPLDVQFNSRCLGDPTSFFWQFGDGGTSTEPNPTHRYNLSGVYSVNLHASNPKSGGVGVWNKYVTVTDSIIPEPTATPVPERITPMFQFSPTNGTTPLSVSFTDMSSGYPTSWLWDFGDGSTSEDQNPVHKYTTTGSYSVMLQAQNSDYSGTVTISGAITVR comes from the coding sequence TAATAGTACTGGCTCAAATGTTGCTGATCCAGTTCATACGTTCAATCGAAGCGGTCTTTATTCAGTCAATCTGACTGCCGGTAATAGTTGTGATAATTATTCTAGTGTATTTCACACAATTTCTGTTGAAAATGAACCTTGTCCAACGGTTGTAGCAAATTTCAGTTCAGATGTAAGTAGTGGTTATGCTCCGTTGACGGTGTCGTTTACGAATCGTTCAACCGGTGGGAACATAACCAGTTGGCAATGGGACTTTGGAGATGGTAGTAGTTACATAAACACTGCTAATGCCGTTCACATGTATACAACAAATGGGACGTATCTGGCAAATCTGACCGTGTGGAACCGTTGTGGATCTAGTGCAAGTATAAGTCATCCTGTTATAGTAATATCCACCCCTGCAAATGCTCCCACAATTACAAATATTACTCCATCAACAGGTGTGAATACGAGTTCAGTGAATATTACAGCCCTTATCGGATCTAATTTTGAATCTGGTGCCTCAGTGAACCTTACCCGAAATGGTTTTTCAAATATATCTGGTACCAATGTTTCCGTCATAAATTCAAAATTAATTACTTGTTCTCTTCCTATTGAAGGCGTGGTGCCAGGTAATTGGACCGTTGAAGTACAGAATCCGGATGGGCAAAGGGGTCTGTTGCTTCAAGGGTTTACCGTTACTCATGATTCTTGTCCTGATCTGATTGCATCGTATACTTCAAATATCAGTGAAGGGGCTGCTCCTTTGTCAGTTCTCTTTATTGATTCTTCAAATGGTGGAGTGATTAATTCACGAACCTGGAATTTTGGTGATGGAACTGAAAATGAAACCAATCATACAGTTATTCATACATTTACGAAAAATGGAACCTATTCAGTTTCTCTTCAAGCAAAGAATTCCTGTGGAAACAGTGGACAATTAAGTCATAAAATACAGGTTTCCCCAACATCTGTTCCTGTAAACTATTCAATTTCTGTATTGGCTGATACAGGGGGGGAGATCACTCCTTCCGGGGATGTGAAAGTTATATCGGGAGAGAATCAGGTGTTTAACATTAGTTCTCATTCAGGGTATTATATCTCGGATGTTCTTGTAGATGGAGTGAGTGTGGGAGCCGTTTCCAGTTATTTGTTTACAAATATTACTACAAATCATAGTATTCATGCAAAATTTGACATACATTCCGGGAATTATTCAATTATTGCAAGTGCCGGAAGTGGTGGTCTAATTAATCCATCAGGGGTTATTGTTGTTTCTTTTGGATCAGATCAAAAATTTACATTCAGTCCTGATGCTGGAAAGTTAATATCTGATATTTTGGTTGATAATATTAGTGTGGGTGCAGTAACATCCTATACCTTTACCAATGTAACTTCAAACCATTTGATATCCTCAAAATTCAATCAGATTCCAGGAAAATATGGAATCAATTCATCTTCAAATCAATGGGGAAAGATTATTCCAAGTGGGAACAATGCCTATCCTGAAAATTCAAATCAATCCTTTATTATGTTGGCAAAACCCGGTACCACATTGACAAATGTGACTGTGGATTCAATAGGAATAGGTCCCATCCGAAATTGGACTTTTACAAATCTAACTGAAGAACATTCAATTTTTTCTGAAGGAACTCCTATCCCAGGACAAATATTAGTGTCCTTTATCGCAACACCCCGGTGGGGACCTGTTCCTCTAGATGTACAGTTTAATAGTCGGTGTCTTGGTGATCCCACATCATTTTTCTGGCAATTTGGTGATGGGGGAACTAGTACAGAACCAAATCCAACTCACAGATATAATCTGTCAGGCGTTTATTCGGTCAATCTTCATGCTTCTAATCCAAAGAGTGGGGGGGTGGGGGTATGGAATAAGTACGTTACTGTTACTGATAGTATAATTCCGGAACCTACAGCGACCCCGGTACCTGAAAGAATAACTCCAATGTTTCAGTTTTCACCCACAAATGGGACAACACCTCTTTCTGTCAGTTTTACTGATATGAGTTCAGGATACCCTACTTCCTGGTTATGGGATTTTGGTGATGGTTCCACATCAGAGGATCAAAATCCTGTTCACAAGTATACGACCACAGGATCTTATTCAGTTATGTTACAGGCACAAAATAGTGATTATAGTGGAACTGTTACGATCTCTGGTGCAATAACCGTCAGGTAA